TGAACTCAAGTCCACATCTATTTCATTCAACATACTCTACTACTCTGGAACAATCCATTCCACCTTATGATGGCCAGTGACTGGAGCAATTTTTTCTTTGAGAATAGGTAAAATGGCTTCCATTTGACTCGCGAGTTTCCACGGTGGGTTGATGACAATCATACCCGATGCGGTCATGCCGCGTTCCGAGGTATCTGGCGATACGCCCAGTTCAATTTGTAGAATTCGACGAATGCCGAGTGCTTCAAGGCCTTCAATCATGTCTTCAATATCACAGCGATTGACCACCGGATACCAAATCGCGTAGATACCGGTTGCCCAGCGCTTATAGCTTTGGGCAATCGCTTTCACTACATCACGATATTCCTTCGCTAGTTCATAAGGTGGATCAATCAAGACTAAACCGCGGCGTTCTTGCGGTGGTAGGCTGGCTTTGAGCTTAGCAAATCCATCTTCTTTAAAAATGCTCACTTGGCGATCACGCTGAAACTCTTGTTCCAATAGCGGATAATCGCTTGGGTGCAATTCAGTCAGCACCATGCGATCTTGCGGGCGTAACAAGGCGCGCGCAACGCGTGGTGAACCGGGGTAGTAGCGCAGTTCACTGTTGTCGTTTAACGCTTCTATCGTCGCAAGATAGTCGGCAAGGTCGGCGGGCAAATCTTGTTGCCATAAACGGCCAATACCTTGCTTATATTCGCCAGTTTTTTCTGACCATTCGTGGGTTAAATCGTAGCGACCAACGCCAGAGTGGGTGTCGTGATAAACAAAAGGTTTATCTTTATTCTTCAGAGACGAAATGATCAGGCTCTCTACGATATGTTTCACTACATCCGCATGATTTCCTGCGTGAAAACTGTGTCG
This DNA window, taken from Vibrio palustris, encodes the following:
- a CDS encoding 23S rRNA (adenine(2030)-N(6))-methyltransferase RlmJ — its product is MLSYRHSFHAGNHADVVKHIVESLIISSLKNKDKPFVYHDTHSGVGRYDLTHEWSEKTGEYKQGIGRLWQQDLPADLADYLATIEALNDNSELRYYPGSPRVARALLRPQDRMVLTELHPSDYPLLEQEFQRDRQVSIFKEDGFAKLKASLPPQERRGLVLIDPPYELAKEYRDVVKAIAQSYKRWATGIYAIWYPVVNRCDIEDMIEGLEALGIRRILQIELGVSPDTSERGMTASGMIVINPPWKLASQMEAILPILKEKIAPVTGHHKVEWIVPE